From a single Planococcus shenhongbingii genomic region:
- a CDS encoding SDR family oxidoreductase: MDLGIKDKVVVVMASSKGLGKATAREFAKEGATVLISSRDEEALQATAEEIKQHSGNDNVHYRVCDMSNEEDIASLFQFAGEKFGRIDILINNTGGPKAGGFDGVTDSDWHTAFDRNLLSYIRASRAVLPYMKEQQFGRIINISSSSTKEVIDGLILSNTFRAGMVGFSKTLAREVAKDNILVNTIGPGRISTDRLEELDQISAENQNVSIEEIVARRKGQIPIGRYGKPEEFAKIVVFLASSANSYMTGQSLVIDGGSLKAL, translated from the coding sequence ATGGATTTAGGAATCAAAGACAAAGTGGTAGTTGTGATGGCTTCAAGCAAAGGGTTGGGCAAGGCAACAGCACGGGAATTTGCCAAAGAAGGAGCAACTGTCCTCATTTCCAGCCGCGATGAAGAAGCACTTCAGGCAACAGCAGAAGAAATCAAACAGCACTCTGGAAATGACAATGTCCATTACCGCGTATGCGATATGTCGAACGAAGAAGACATCGCTTCCTTATTTCAATTTGCGGGCGAAAAGTTCGGTCGCATTGATATCCTGATCAACAATACCGGGGGCCCAAAAGCAGGCGGGTTTGACGGTGTAACCGACAGCGACTGGCACACCGCTTTCGATCGAAACTTGTTGAGTTATATCCGGGCATCGCGCGCTGTTCTTCCTTATATGAAAGAACAGCAATTTGGCCGCATCATCAATATTTCTTCTTCTTCAACAAAAGAAGTGATTGATGGACTGATTTTGTCGAATACATTCCGCGCCGGCATGGTCGGCTTTTCAAAAACCTTGGCCCGCGAAGTGGCGAAAGACAATATTTTAGTGAACACAATTGGTCCTGGCCGTATCTCGACTGACCGCCTTGAAGAACTTGATCAAATTTCAGCGGAGAACCAAAATGTATCTATTGAAGAAATCGTTGCGCGCAGAAAAGGGCAGATTCCGATTGGGCGTTACGGAAAACCAGAAGAATTTGCGAAAATCGTCGTTTTCCTGGCTTCTTCTGCCAATTCCTATATGACAGGCCAGTCTCTAGTAATAGACGGCGGATCATTAAAAGCCTTGTAA